One genomic region from Quercus robur chromosome 4, dhQueRobu3.1, whole genome shotgun sequence encodes:
- the LOC126722928 gene encoding GABA transporter 1-like, translated as MAAVVPDSSSDSIFGKENGVHPPKQLDAGALFVLKSKGSWLHCGYHLTTSIVAPVLLSLPFALALLGWVGGVVCLILAGLVTFYSYNLLSAVLEHHAQLGQRQLRFRDVASDVLGPRWGKYVVGPLQFGICYGAVVAGSLLGGQSLKFIYLLHNPNGTMKLYQFISMFGVLILFLAQIPSFHSLRHINLVSLTLCLAFSACVTAGSIHVGYSKNAPTRDYSLNSSRVNRVFGGVNAVSIIATTYACGIIPEIQATIAPPVKGKMFKGLCVCYSVILTTFFSVAISGYWAFGNQAMGTVLSNFMGNGQPLLPTWFLLMTNIFILLQISAVTVVYLQPTNEVFEKWFADPKMDQFSNRNVVPRLISRSISVIIGTLIAAMLPFFGDIMAVLGAFGCIPLDFIFPMVVYNVTFKPSKRGLVFWGNTFIAVASTALAAIGAIASIRQIVIDAKAYRLFANM; from the exons ATGGCAGCTGTAGTTCCAGATTCCTCCAGTGATTCCATATTTGGCAAGGAAAATGGTGTTCACCCTCCCAAACAGCTCGATGCTGGAGCGTTGTTTGTCCTCAAATCCAAAG GATCATGGTTGCACTGTGGATACCATTTAACCACATCAATCGTAGCACCGGTGCTTCTGAGTCTTCCCTTTGCTCTAGCCTTACTAGGCTGGGTTGGAGGAGTTGTATGCCTAATCCTTGCAGGTTTAGTAACTTTCTATTCCTACAATCTTCTATCTGCGGTTTTGGAACACCATGCACAACTTGGTCAGCGCCAGCTTCGGTTTAGGGACGTGGCTAGTGATGTTTTAG GACCTAGATGGGGCAAATATGTTGTTGGGCCACTTCAATTTGGGATATGCTATGGCGCAGTTGTGGCTGGCAGCCTTCTGGGAGGGCAGAGCCTTAAG tTCATTTACTTGCTCCATAACCCAAATGGGACTATGAAGCTTTACCAGTTTATTAGTATGTTTGGAGTACTAATACTGTTTTTAGCTCAAATTCCATCCTTCCACTCGCTAAGGCATATCAATCTTGTCTCTCTAACCCTTTGCCTTGCTTTCAGTGCTTGTGTCACAGCCGGTTCCATACACGTCG gatattcCAAGAATGCTCCTACTAGGGACTATTCCCTAAATAGCTCCAGAGTAAATCGTGTTTTTGGTGGTGTTAATGCTGTTTCAATCATTGCTACTACATATGCCTGTGGAATTATTCCTGAAATACAG GCAACTATAGCTCCTCCAGTCAAGGGTAAAATGTTCAAAGGTTTATGCGTCTGTTACTCTGTTATACTCACGACTTTTTTCAGCGTTGCAATCTCTGGGTATTGGGCATTTGGCAATCAGGCTATGGGGACagttctttcaaattttatgggTAATGGACAGCCTTTGCTACCAACTTGGTTTCTCTTGATGACCAATATTTTCATTCTTCTGCAAATATCAGCTGTCACAGTG GTTTACTTGCAACCAACAAATGAAGTGTTTGAAAAGTGGTTTGCAGACCCCAAAATGGATCAATTTTCCAATCGTAACGTTGTGCCAAGGTTGATTTCCCGGTCAATATCAGTGATTATAGGTACATTAATTGCGGCTATGCTACCTTTCTTTGGAGATATCATGGCAGTTTTGGGGGCATTTGGATGTATTCCTCTAGATTTTATTTTCCCAATGGTTGTCTACAATGTGACTTTCAAGCCCTCAAAGCGTGGCCTTGTATTTTGGGGTAACACGTTCATTGCAGTAGCATCTACAGCATTGGCCGCCATAGGCGCAATAGCATCAATTCGACAAATAGTTATCGATGCCAAAGCATATCGTTTATTTGCtaatatgtaa